Proteins encoded by one window of Antechinus flavipes isolate AdamAnt ecotype Samford, QLD, Australia chromosome 4, AdamAnt_v2, whole genome shotgun sequence:
- the CNPY4 gene encoding protein canopy homolog 4 translates to MGQWRRWRRRQLLLFCFFLLVLRSCFGTQKDKEEEEEEHQPSKCEVCKILSVELQGELNRSSRSRELLELGQVLDTGKRKRQIPYSTSEIRLEEALENLCEQILDYSVHAERKGSLRYAKGQSETMATLKGLVQKGVKVDLGIPLEMWDEPSVEVSFLKKQCELMLEKFEDVIEDWYFHHQELPLQQFLCEGHVLAKEEKDCLQETWTEEWREQNEKGLKESLGHHSHDSVDL, encoded by the exons ATGGGACAGTGGAGGaggtggcggcggcggcagctCCTGCTCTTTTGCTTCTTCTTACTTGTATTGAGGAGCTGTTTTGGGACGCAGAAGgataaagaagaggaggaggaggaacaccAGCCCAGCAAATGCGAAG TCTGTAAAATACTGAGCGTGGAGCTTCAGGGGGAGCTGAATCGGAGCAGCCGGTCTCGGGAATTGCTAGAACTAGGGCAAGTGCTAGACactggaaagaggaagagacagatcCCCTACAGCACTTC GGAAATTCGGCTGGAGGAGGCCCTGGAGAACCTGTGTGAACAGATTCTGGATTACAGTGTCCATGCTGAGCGTAAGGGATCCTTAAGATATGCCAAG GGTCAGAGTGAGACTATGGCAACTCTGAAAGGCTTGGTACAGAAAGGTGTGAAGGTGGATCTGGGAATCCCTTTGGAAATGTGGGATGAACCTAGCGTGGAGGTTTCATTCCTTAAGAAGCAG TGTGAGCTTATGTTAGAGAAGTTTGAAGATGTCATTGAAGACTGGTACTTTCATCACCAGGAGTTGCCACTTCAGCAATTCCTCTGTGAGGGGCATGTGCTTGCAAAGGAGGAGAAGG ACTGTCTTCAAGAAACCTGGACTGAGGAATGgagagaacaaaatgagaaaggcTTGAAAGAGAGCCTAGGACACCACTCCCATGATAGTGTAGATCTCTGA